A region from the Methanomicrobia archaeon genome encodes:
- a CDS encoding transcription initiation factor IIB: MLTPKTNTEEGKHKEIKGDNDKADYVEAAKECPECGSKNLIRDYGKAELFCATCGLVVAENIVDLGPEWRAFDFEQVSRRARVGAPMTYRIHDKGLSTLVTWSPTGQGQYKLKKWQQRTHIANTTERSFIFALSEIDRMACALKLPMNIREAASMLYRKAMKQRLIRGRSIEGISTAILYITCRQYGVPRTLEEVRDISRVGQKEISRAYRFLLRELDLKVSPASPVDFVPRFCSLLDLSGDIRSKAIEIIKRASEKELTNGRGPIGIAAAAIYIAAILGGEHRTQKEVSDVTGVTEVTIRNRYKELSEQLDIDVLL; this comes from the coding sequence ATGTTGACCCCTAAGACGAATACGGAAGAGGGGAAGCATAAAGAGATAAAGGGAGATAACGATAAGGCTGATTATGTCGAGGCGGCAAAGGAATGCCCCGAATGCGGATCTAAGAATTTAATCAGGGATTATGGAAAGGCAGAGCTTTTCTGTGCTACTTGCGGGCTGGTCGTAGCGGAGAACATCGTGGATCTCGGGCCGGAATGGCGCGCCTTTGATTTCGAGCAGGTGTCGAGAAGAGCACGTGTCGGAGCGCCGATGACCTATCGAATACATGACAAAGGTCTGAGCACGCTGGTAACGTGGTCTCCGACCGGTCAAGGGCAATACAAGTTAAAGAAATGGCAGCAGCGGACGCACATTGCGAACACTACGGAACGGAGCTTTATTTTCGCGCTTTCTGAGATCGATCGGATGGCGTGCGCGCTTAAACTGCCGATGAATATCAGGGAGGCGGCATCTATGCTGTACCGAAAAGCGATGAAGCAACGTCTGATTCGCGGCCGGAGCATAGAGGGCATCTCCACGGCGATTTTATACATCACCTGCAGGCAGTACGGCGTGCCGCGCACGCTGGAAGAGGTTCGTGATATCTCGCGAGTAGGTCAGAAGGAAATAAGCCGCGCATATCGCTTCCTTTTACGGGAACTTGACCTGAAAGTCTCGCCCGCCTCGCCGGTTGACTTCGTGCCTCGGTTCTGCTCCCTGCTCGATTTAAGCGGTGATATACGGTCGAAGGCGATCGAGATAATAAAACGCGCATCGGAGAAGGAGCTGACCAACGGACGGGGCCCGATAGGCATAGCAGCGGCGGCCATTTATATCGCGGCTATTCTGGGCGGCGAGCATCGCACGCAGAAGGAAGTATCAGACGTTACCGGTGTGACCGAGGTCACGATACGGAACAGGTACAAGGAATTATCCGAGCAGTTAGATATAGACGTGCTGCTGTAA
- a CDS encoding DUF99 family protein, protein MHLNKKGIRVLGIAESFRRGYEKSVLAGVVMRLDCIIDGFSFTHITVGGMDGTEGILRLFDALQRDDINVILLNGCVISWFNIININEIYERLRIPLICVTYEESEGLEAHIAKHFDAEDRDARIEAYTQLGDRVPVYLHDRFEVLIRVLGMERAEAGALLKKFTTHGKVPEPLRVAKIAARALLNMDEAF, encoded by the coding sequence TTGCATCTGAATAAGAAAGGGATACGAGTACTGGGTATTGCAGAGAGCTTCAGACGCGGCTATGAAAAGTCAGTGCTCGCGGGCGTCGTGATGCGGTTGGATTGTATCATTGACGGTTTCAGCTTCACGCACATCACCGTCGGTGGCATGGACGGTACGGAGGGCATTCTACGCCTCTTCGATGCACTGCAGCGTGATGACATCAACGTGATACTGCTCAACGGCTGTGTCATCAGCTGGTTCAATATTATTAACATAAACGAGATTTACGAACGGCTGCGGATTCCGCTCATCTGTGTGACGTACGAGGAATCCGAGGGTTTGGAAGCGCATATCGCCAAGCATTTTGACGCCGAGGATCGGGATGCTCGAATCGAGGCGTATACGCAGCTTGGTGATCGCGTTCCGGTCTATTTACACGACCGATTCGAGGTTTTGATACGGGTTTTGGGCATGGAAAGAGCGGAAGCTGGCGCGTTACTCAAGAAATTCACGACTCACGGTAAAGTGCCTGAGCCGTTACGCGTTGCTAAAATCGCAGCGAGAGCACTACTGAACATGGACGAAGCGTTCTGA
- a CDS encoding histidinol-phosphate transaminase: MPLPVRPFVEKIAEYKPGKLIKGAIKLSSNENPLGPSPLAVSAVLEAMEAGELNFSIYPWGRNVETLRDAIAEYAGVFAEKIVIGAGIDGVMDTLVKIFVDKGDEAIIPIPTFSLYESLVHMADATPMYLLRSVEDDYAIPAADIIAASTEKTKMIFLASPNNPTGNRLSGDDVRTLAESIPEALVVLDEAYVEFAEKSSAKLVNEYENVLVLRTFSKAFGLAGLRVGYAIVPEWVIGNYRKVSLPFTVNNVALIAAVAALKDKEHLRRSVELVKEGRSYLIEQLHESFRVYPSQANFVLVDVAPKTSAEVCKTLERKRITVRDCAAFRGAGNSLIRISVGTPEQNEQVVAALRRL; this comes from the coding sequence ATGCCACTCCCCGTTCGCCCCTTTGTGGAGAAGATAGCGGAATACAAACCGGGAAAGCTGATCAAGGGAGCGATCAAGCTGAGCAGTAACGAGAACCCGCTGGGACCGAGCCCGTTGGCGGTAAGCGCGGTGCTCGAAGCGATGGAAGCCGGGGAGCTTAATTTCAGTATCTACCCCTGGGGGCGGAACGTGGAAACGTTGAGGGACGCTATTGCTGAGTACGCGGGCGTTTTCGCAGAGAAGATAGTAATCGGCGCGGGCATCGACGGCGTTATGGACACACTCGTCAAGATCTTCGTGGACAAGGGCGACGAAGCGATCATCCCGATCCCTACCTTCTCACTGTACGAGTCGCTGGTGCACATGGCGGACGCGACACCCATGTACTTATTACGCAGCGTTGAGGATGATTACGCCATACCCGCCGCGGACATCATAGCAGCGTCAACGGAGAAGACGAAGATGATCTTCCTCGCATCGCCGAACAATCCGACCGGAAACCGGCTAAGCGGCGATGACGTGCGCACGCTTGCCGAATCGATACCTGAGGCACTCGTCGTACTCGATGAAGCGTACGTGGAGTTCGCCGAGAAGTCGTCGGCGAAGTTGGTGAACGAGTACGAGAACGTGTTAGTCTTGAGAACCTTCTCCAAGGCGTTCGGGCTCGCCGGGCTCCGTGTAGGCTACGCTATCGTGCCGGAATGGGTAATTGGTAATTACCGAAAGGTATCGCTGCCGTTTACCGTGAATAACGTCGCGTTAATCGCAGCGGTCGCGGCGTTAAAGGATAAAGAACACTTACGCCGCAGCGTGGAGCTGGTAAAGGAAGGAAGGTCGTATCTCATTGAGCAGTTACACGAATCGTTCAGGGTGTATCCGTCACAGGCGAATTTCGTGCTCGTTGACGTCGCGCCTAAAACCTCGGCTGAGGTGTGCAAAACACTTGAAAGGAAGCGGATTACCGTTCGCGACTGTGCCGCATTCCGCGGCGCGGGTAATTCTCTTATCAGGATCAGCGTGGGTACGCCGGAGCAGAACGAGCAGGTCGTAGCTGCATTAAGGCGCTTGTAA
- a CDS encoding NTP transferase domain-containing protein encodes MIAIILAGGKSSRMRGGTEKEEREKALITVGSSGNQIRLLDIVVEAVRASNVDNFFIAVTRNTPETADYCKRADYKTVETPGKGYHEDLWFLLARYPAFVSIACDIPFLRSTHINAILDAYRVHRASITGAIPLDLLPDGITPSHTFEYEGKTFVSCGINVVTNAKDSIPFIFDDSLLAINVNTSADLSLARSMRE; translated from the coding sequence ATGATCGCGATAATCCTGGCAGGCGGGAAGAGCAGCAGAATGCGAGGAGGAACTGAGAAAGAGGAGCGCGAGAAGGCGCTTATCACGGTAGGTAGCAGCGGGAACCAAATACGGCTCTTGGACATCGTTGTAGAAGCCGTACGCGCGTCAAACGTGGATAATTTCTTCATAGCTGTCACGCGGAACACGCCGGAAACCGCGGATTATTGCAAACGTGCCGATTATAAAACCGTAGAAACGCCGGGCAAAGGTTATCATGAAGATTTATGGTTTTTGCTTGCTCGATACCCTGCGTTTGTATCCATTGCTTGCGACATCCCGTTTTTACGAAGCACGCACATTAATGCGATACTCGACGCGTACCGCGTGCATCGTGCCAGTATCACCGGTGCCATTCCCCTGGACTTGTTGCCAGACGGCATAACGCCGAGTCACACGTTCGAATACGAAGGTAAAACGTTTGTGTCGTGCGGCATCAACGTGGTGACGAATGCGAAGGATTCGATACCGTTCATATTCGACGACTCGCTGCTCGCCATCAACGTTAATACCAGTGCGGATTTAAGCTTGGCGAGAAGCATGCGGGAATGA
- a CDS encoding ribonuclease HII: MREIGIDEAGKGPVIGSMFVAGVLNFAELEELGVKDSKRLSPARRESLAERIEAATEVHVVEMTASDIDERRKTRTMNEIMVERFSDVINYFQPDRAIVDAADVKPERFAANLRANYEQAGGSGEIEIVSEFKADANYPLVSAASIVAKVHRDRSVRALGVKLGEEIGSGYPSDPKTVQFLKELLKEKDFDDIPSYVRKSWKTVHLYNPKGYR; this comes from the coding sequence ATGCGAGAGATAGGCATAGACGAAGCGGGCAAGGGCCCGGTGATCGGATCGATGTTCGTGGCCGGAGTCTTGAACTTTGCGGAACTGGAGGAGCTAGGCGTGAAAGATTCGAAGCGATTGAGCCCTGCGAGGCGAGAGTCCTTGGCGGAACGGATCGAAGCCGCGACGGAAGTCCACGTGGTGGAGATGACCGCGAGCGATATAGATGAAAGAAGGAAGACGCGCACGATGAATGAGATCATGGTCGAACGCTTTTCAGACGTGATTAACTATTTTCAGCCGGATCGTGCCATTGTGGATGCAGCGGACGTGAAGCCTGAACGGTTCGCCGCCAATCTTCGCGCGAACTACGAGCAGGCCGGGGGCAGCGGCGAGATCGAGATCGTCTCCGAATTCAAAGCAGACGCTAATTATCCGCTGGTCAGCGCGGCATCAATAGTAGCAAAAGTGCACCGTGACCGATCTGTACGGGCGCTCGGAGTGAAGCTCGGAGAGGAGATAGGCAGCGGCTATCCGTCAGACCCCAAGACCGTGCAATTCCTGAAAGAACTGCTCAAAGAGAAGGACTTTGATGATATTCCGTCCTACGTACGGAAATCGTGGAAGACTGTTCATTTATATAATCCAAAGGGATACAGATGA
- the trxB gene encoding thioredoxin-disulfide reductase, with amino-acid sequence MSEETDYDLLVVGAGPAGLTAGTFGARSGLKTLVLDKGICGGLSNEATLVDNYPGFRNIGGMELAEKMKEQTADYAEIKELEGVDRIELQEKEMQIFTEKGSYLASALVLSTGTKKRKLGVKGEDEFLGRGVSYCATCDGFFFKGKSVLVVGGGNSAARGALYLQNLGCAVTLIHRRDELRAEHYLRQSLEKAGVRILWNSVVREIKGDKAVSSVLRYDKANTTEEEIAVDGVFIYVGEEPANALATQLGVTLDEFGYILTDKSQRTNLKRVYAAGDVTGGVRQIVVACAEGAIAATSAHEDLSG; translated from the coding sequence ATGAGTGAAGAGACCGATTACGATTTACTTGTGGTTGGCGCGGGTCCTGCAGGGCTGACGGCCGGGACGTTCGGCGCACGAAGCGGCCTGAAGACGCTGGTGCTCGATAAAGGGATCTGCGGCGGCTTGTCAAACGAGGCTACGTTAGTCGATAACTACCCGGGCTTCAGAAATATCGGCGGCATGGAACTGGCGGAGAAGATGAAGGAGCAAACCGCCGACTACGCGGAGATCAAGGAGCTGGAAGGCGTTGACAGAATAGAACTGCAAGAGAAAGAGATGCAGATATTCACGGAGAAAGGCTCTTATCTCGCCAGTGCGTTAGTTCTCAGCACGGGCACGAAGAAGCGTAAACTGGGCGTTAAAGGCGAGGATGAGTTTCTTGGCCGGGGCGTTTCGTACTGCGCTACCTGTGACGGATTCTTCTTCAAAGGCAAGTCGGTGCTGGTAGTCGGTGGCGGTAACTCGGCAGCTCGCGGCGCGTTGTATCTCCAAAACCTCGGCTGTGCGGTGACGTTGATCCACCGGAGGGATGAACTCAGGGCAGAGCACTATTTACGGCAAAGCCTGGAGAAGGCCGGCGTGCGGATCTTGTGGAATTCCGTAGTGCGTGAGATAAAAGGCGATAAAGCCGTAAGCAGCGTTCTCCGCTACGATAAAGCGAACACTACCGAGGAAGAAATCGCGGTGGACGGCGTGTTCATCTATGTCGGTGAGGAGCCTGCGAACGCGTTAGCAACGCAACTGGGCGTGACGCTCGATGAATTTGGCTATATACTCACGGATAAAAGTCAGCGGACGAACTTGAAACGCGTATACGCTGCAGGTGACGTAACCGGCGGCGTGCGACAGATCGTCGTGGCCTGTGCAGAAGGCGCGATCGCAGCCACCTCCGCGCACGAAGATCTGAGCGGTTAG